A region from the Candidatus Electrothrix scaldis genome encodes:
- a CDS encoding patatin-like phospholipase family protein: MNRKVHNIVTAPGKKKILAIDAGGTRGVISFEILARMEAILREELGASDDFVLADYFDFFAGTSASANIACFLSLGLSIEKIRALSREHVRLSFAKNAWHWRWRSKFDGQYVTAALKKELGEDMLLGTDALNTLLMLVMRNAQTESPWPVTNNPYAMFNKRDMPGCNLDLPLWQLVRASSAAPPLFSPQKIQIGEHEFVFEDGAISPYSNPAFIAFLQATVEPYNICWKSGIEDILLVSVGNGRYSEKCDALHPMGRTLLENAKTLPISLLRAANDEQDMLCRVFGHCLTGPLLDSEIGDLINSQGPVSPKLFTYIRYNFDIDEDFFQGIGMNDIDMDIIRSVAAADHLEELEDIGTEVGKHLVSKEHYQNFLFKNTNNV, from the coding sequence GCCGGGGGCACCCGGGGCGTTATCTCCTTCGAGATTCTGGCCCGTATGGAAGCAATACTCAGAGAGGAACTGGGGGCAAGTGATGACTTTGTGTTGGCTGATTATTTCGACTTTTTCGCCGGAACAAGTGCCAGTGCCAATATTGCCTGCTTTTTGTCCTTAGGTCTGTCAATCGAAAAAATCCGTGCCCTGTCAAGAGAGCATGTCCGCCTGTCCTTTGCCAAAAATGCATGGCACTGGCGCTGGCGCTCCAAATTTGATGGCCAATATGTCACTGCTGCGCTGAAGAAAGAGCTGGGCGAAGACATGCTCCTCGGAACAGATGCGCTCAACACCTTACTCATGCTGGTGATGCGGAATGCCCAAACCGAATCACCATGGCCGGTCACGAACAATCCCTATGCGATGTTCAATAAACGGGATATGCCAGGCTGCAACCTTGACCTCCCCTTATGGCAGCTGGTCAGGGCCAGCTCAGCAGCACCCCCACTCTTTTCGCCACAAAAAATTCAGATCGGCGAGCATGAATTTGTCTTTGAAGATGGTGCGATCAGCCCCTACAGCAATCCCGCCTTTATCGCCTTTCTTCAGGCAACCGTTGAACCATATAATATCTGTTGGAAAAGCGGCATAGAGGATATACTTCTTGTCTCTGTGGGCAATGGCAGATACAGTGAAAAATGTGACGCGCTTCATCCGATGGGAAGAACACTGCTCGAAAACGCCAAGACTCTCCCGATCAGTCTTCTACGGGCGGCGAATGATGAGCAGGACATGCTGTGCAGGGTCTTTGGCCACTGCCTGACAGGTCCTCTTCTGGACAGTGAAATCGGTGATCTCATCAACAGCCAAGGCCCTGTTTCACCAAAGCTTTTCACCTATATCCGCTATAATTTCGATATAGACGAAGATTTCTTTCAGGGGATAGGCATGAACGATATTGATATGGATATCATCAGATCTGTTGCTGCTGCTGACCATCTGGAAGAACTTGAGGACATAGGCACGGAGGTAGGCAAACACCTTGTCAGCAAAGAGCATTATCAGAACTTTCTCTTTAAGAATACAAATAATGTGTAG